In a genomic window of Tamandua tetradactyla isolate mTamTet1 chromosome 17, mTamTet1.pri, whole genome shotgun sequence:
- the LOC143661513 gene encoding uncharacterized protein LOC143661513, giving the protein MTNRHSLREPHAQNSFLSGLRQPAVRERKKPPNAATEPGPPNRGPGASRGAHGAAGTRTQARQTGRRRDGLSLATCSFQRPIQRSTPKEFLSSGEEDIFQVI; this is encoded by the exons ATGACTAACCGCCACAGCCTCAGGGAGCCCCACGCCCAG aaCTCCTTCCTCAGCGGCCTGCGCCAACCggctgtgagagagagaaagaagccccCGAACGCGGCCACCGAACCGGGGCCACCGAACCGCGGCCCGGGGGCCTCGCGAGGCGCACACGGTGCGGCCGGGACCCGAACCCAGGCCCGTCAGACTGGGAGACGGCGTGACGGGCTAAGCCTCGCGACCTGCAGCTTCCAGAGGCCTATTCAGAGAAGCACCCCCAAGGAATTCCTCTCCAGTGGCGAGGAAGACATTTTTCAGGTGATCTGA